A segment of the Arachis hypogaea cultivar Tifrunner chromosome 5, arahy.Tifrunner.gnm2.J5K5, whole genome shotgun sequence genome:
ACAAGATGAGATTCGAATTCTAGACAAAAGAGTAACTATTCATGCTATAATAGTTTCCTTGAAAAAATAGTTAGACAATTTAACAAAGATGATTATTtatacaaaaagatatgattacaTGAAAATGATAACCGAAAACTATTAGACCAATCAACATATTTGATTAAActacttaatataattaatatcatattaatattttaacggttgttttcaaagaaaaatactaaaaaacttGTTTTTAGCTATTACTTACCTATCAACTCAAttcttttagtataatttttttagtctaataattcaacaacatattttatcttatacttttaaatattaaagactaaataataacaaaaaataataaattttgatgatccTCTAAGATTCCTCATCTTCGAATACTAACAATTTCATATGAGTAGTGCATTTTAATATACTTGGTTTTTAAGTTTTTACCTTTCACGGTGAAAAAACTAGTAATCAACTTAAACTTGTTTATACTTTTATGTACATAACTCTAAAATCTAAATCATAGAATGTATACATGTATTTCTGCATCAAATTCAAGTCTTATACATATAGATAGATAATTCTTGAATGATGAAGTTCTACAATTCTTAATACAAACTAGCAATGCTTGTGGATCAAATTCAATCAAGGTGAGCGACTGTGACTGCGTCGACGGAGATTATATCTCATATCTGAAGAAGATGTGATTGAATACTCTCCAATTTGTTCTGGAATTGTATAGCTAGGATCATGAAgacaatcatcatcatctgaTAAATCAGTGTTTATCCACTGAAGCCAATTTATatcactgtcttcatccaacaaCTCTTTTTGCATTTGCATGCCGTTAACCTTTTCAACCAGAGTTAGTAGCAACTCATGGTTCAATTTTTCATAATCCCTACAAAATTTAATCTTCATAGGGTTATTGGATCAAGATTAGTCTTGTATAAATACCCAACATTGTTCTTTGTAAATATTAATCACCTGTATGTGAAAACTGCATATAGAAGTTGTATTACAGCAACTGCCATGAAGAATGATCTAACCATATTCACAATCAAGGTTTGTTGCTCAATGTTATCATAAGCAAATCGAAAAATGGATATTTCAATGAAGAATGTGCCACAAAGTCCTGAAATTAACCAATCACATTCACATTTAGCCAAGAACTTAGAATCAATCAATTAAATTTCTAGAGTCTAGACTAGAAAAACACATAACTAAGGCTTGATTACATACCTATGTATAACCGTGGCCTAACATTGTATGTTTGTTTTGTACTAGTTAACAAATAGATGACGAAGCTCGACATGGAATAGACGAAGAAAGCCTTGATTCCTCGCGATTCAAGCAACATTGCATTGTGCAGAGCAAAAAGCTTGTCTAAAGCCAGAaacatgcttgcttgctttgattcAAAAGATTCCTGcagaataaaaaaattgagaactTTAGATGAAAAAGTAAATATGAACATTGATACAAGGAATGGGAATAAACTACATAGTTTCTATATTCTAACTCTAAGAATTTGCAAACCTGAGCAGCCAATATTGTTTTAGAATTTTCCATTAAATGATCATGAAGTCCTTGAATCTGCTTCTGCCTCTGAATCAACTCTTCATGTTGCTTATGTCCATATTCAGCAAAGTGCTCTAAAGATTTTCTGCAGTATGATAAACAAAGTAAGTATAGTTTCCAAAAATGTCCTTGAATTCACATTTGAAAACTTATCTACCTGCTCTCTTCCATTGCTTTCGATTGAAACTCTGATAGAGAATTTAGACTCTTCAATGCCATGGATTGTCCATCTAGAACTAATTGTTGTTTATCTAAGGATTCTCCAGCCATATTCCCAATATCTTCAGCTTTTTCTTGTAAGATTGTCATCTTTGTTGACATAGCATCTCCAAGTTTTATAACCTCTCTCTCAATTTCAATGGCATCATCCCTTAACTTGTTTATTTCTTGCCCCAAATGAATGTAAGAGTCCTTGATCATTGCCACCCCATCTTCCAAATTCCTCTTCATACCTTCTTGTCCCTCCTTCAATTGTAATTGTGATGCTGAAATTTTCTTGGTTTGCTCATAAACACTTTCTGAATGCCTCAATACAGTATCTACATGATTCTCCAAACTTTTAGCAGTGTGAGCAACTTGTTGAGTATAAACATCAATTGAATTTAGGGAATCATGAATTTGGTTTGAACTTTGTAAAAGACGTTCTGATTTTTCATCCATGCTATCTAACTTATCCTCCACATACTGTGCTGAACTTTTCAGTTCCGTCACAAGCCTTTCAGTTTCATGCTTAAATGCATAAGCCCTAAAGAAACAAGGGGGGTACAAAACATTGGTTAACTATCACTCAATATTTTTCATCAATTCAAAAACTAGAGATATTAGATACAATGATAAAGTCTCAAGCTTTCTATCTTAtcactattttattatatttggaTTAAGATCATGAGACACTaacaaaaacagtaaaaaaaatataggacAAATTGATAATGTAACCAAGATATTGTATGAGAAATTGCACTTAACTGTAACTGATGACAAATGGAATTTGTTTCCAAGTAAAATTCAAGGTAAACCTTATGAGCAAGATCATCCAAGTTTCTTAGACATTTAGCCATTGGAGATTTTGGATGACATTTGTCAAAGGGTGTTCTACCAGAGTCCCTTTGAAAGCAGTCACTAAGATGCCATGCAAGTCTTGACCTTTTCTCATTGTCAGCAAGAATCTCAGAACACCCTGCAAAGAGATGCTGATAAGCATTTAGCCAACATGAGTTAGAGTCAACCATTTTGTTCTTTGCATTCTCTACCAACTTCACTCCTTTGCTGTCATGGAAGCCTTCCATGGAGAACTCAGCAACAGAACCTATAGTAGTGCTGCCTTTGTTGGGAAAAGTTTCTTCTTTACTAAATGatgctgatgatgatgaaaaCCAACCCCATGACTCACATCCTAATGAGAAAGAGAGC
Coding sequences within it:
- the LOC112803168 gene encoding protein GAMETE EXPRESSED 1-like — its product is MDNCYHLLLFSLLSFSLGCESWGWFSSSSASFSKEETFPNKGSTTIGSVAEFSMEGFHDSKGVKLVENAKNKMVDSNSCWLNAYQHLFAGCSEILADNEKRSRLAWHLSDCFQRDSGRTPFDKCHPKSPMAKCLRNLDDLAHKVYLEFYLETNSICHQLQLSAISHTISWAYAFKHETERLVTELKSSAQYVEDKLDSMDEKSERLLQSSNQIHDSLNSIDVYTQQVAHTAKSLENHVDTVLRHSESVYEQTKKISASQLQLKEGQEGMKRNLEDGVAMIKDSYIHLGQEINKLRDDAIEIEREVIKLGDAMSTKMTILQEKAEDIGNMAGESLDKQQLVLDGQSMALKSLNSLSEFQSKAMEESRKSLEHFAEYGHKQHEELIQRQKQIQGLHDHLMENSKTILAAQESFESKQASMFLALDKLFALHNAMLLESRGIKAFFVYSMSSFVIYLLTSTKQTYNVRPRLYIGLCGTFFIEISIFRFAYDNIEQQTLIVNMVRSFFMAVAVIQLLYAVFTYRDYEKLNHELLLTLVEKVNGMQMQKELLDEDSDINWLQWINTDLSDDDDCLHDPSYTIPEQIGEYSITSSSDMRYNLRRRSHSRSP